One genomic window of Sphingobacterium oryzagri includes the following:
- the catB gene encoding type B chloramphenicol O-acetyltransferase, giving the protein MKNHFESPFRGKIIAAHNTNPNIIAGKFSYYSGYYHGHAFEDCARYLFPDRDDVDKLIIGNYCSIGTGASFIMAGNQGHRSDWISTFPFYFMDEVEAFDDSVNGFQPAGDTIIGNDVWIGAEAMIMPGITIGDGAIIGSRALITRDVLPYSVVAGNPAKEIRKRFDPTTIDKLLEIKWWDWEAEKLADAMPLICAANVEALYLFHYMYDPA; this is encoded by the coding sequence ATGAAAAATCATTTTGAAAGTCCGTTTCGCGGTAAGATTATCGCAGCTCATAATACTAACCCAAATATCATAGCCGGCAAGTTTAGCTATTATTCAGGTTACTACCACGGCCATGCCTTTGAAGACTGCGCGCGTTATCTTTTTCCAGATAGGGATGATGTTGATAAATTGATTATCGGCAACTATTGTTCGATAGGCACCGGCGCATCGTTTATTATGGCCGGAAACCAAGGGCATCGGAGTGATTGGATTTCGACCTTCCCTTTTTATTTTATGGACGAGGTTGAGGCATTTGATGACAGTGTTAATGGCTTTCAACCGGCTGGCGATACGATTATCGGCAACGATGTATGGATTGGTGCCGAAGCGATGATTATGCCCGGCATAACTATTGGCGATGGGGCGATTATTGGCAGCCGTGCGTTGATAACGCGCGATGTTTTGCCCTACTCGGTAGTTGCCGGAAATCCGGCGAAAGAAATCCGGAAGCGATTTGATCCTACAACAATCGATAAGTTGCTCGAGATAAAATGGTGGGATTGGGAAGCGGAAAAATTAGCCGACGCTATGCCGCTGATTTGTGCTGCAAATGTGGAAGCCTTGTATCTATTTCATTATATGTACGACCCCGCTTAA